In Mustela nigripes isolate SB6536 chromosome 2, MUSNIG.SB6536, whole genome shotgun sequence, a single window of DNA contains:
- the SNTN gene encoding sentan, with the protein MCGCVHSSRDQALHLEGDLGLSATPTSTLAPRKMPKSVSISKQLASIEALKKGSDLEKAIATIALIFRNSSDPDGKLGKATAKNLLQTQFRNFTEGQETKLKYQDLLSELDEHAENKLDFEDFMILLLSLTVISDLLQNIWSVKIMN; encoded by the exons ATGTGTGGCTGTGTGCACAGTAGCCGGGACCAAGCACTCCACTTGGAAGGGGACCTCGGTCTTTCTGCAACCCCAACATCTACATTAGCACCTAGGAAAATGCCCAAAAG CGTTTCAATATCGAAACAACTGGCTTCAATAGAAG CTCTGAAGAAGGGCTCAGATCTGGAAAAAGCCATTGCCACCATCGCACTGATCTTCAGAAACTCTTCTGACCCCGATGGGAAACTTGGAAAAGCTACTGCCAAAAATCTGCTGCAAACCCAATTTAGGAATTTCACAGAG GGACAAGAAACCAAGCTCAAATACCAAGACCTCCTTTCTGAACTTGACGAGCACGCTGAAAATAAGCTCGATTTTGAGGATTTCATGATTTTGCTCTTAAGCCTCACTGTAATTTCAGATTTGCTACAAAATATATGGAGTgtaaaaatcatgaattaa